Proteins encoded by one window of Halobacteriovoraceae bacterium:
- the ugpB gene encoding sn-glycerol-3-phosphate ABC transporter substrate-binding protein UgpB, with translation MNKLGLFFLFLTSNIFGQPHQINWWHSMSGELGKTVDQLVKDYNSSQKNYKVIATYRGNYTENLNAAIAAYRGKKQPHIVQVFEVGTLTMMNSNAIYPVYKLFADNNIKVNWDDYLDPVVSYYQDQEGNLLSLPFNSSTPILYYNEDILKKSGFTKPPETWEELFSQSKKIVSDGNQCGAVIAWQSWILLENFSSIHNLPFSDNENGFKGTDVKLTFNNQKVIQNINSLKEGLKSKIFSYEGRRSDPAKSAFFSQKCAFMMDTSSSMSAVRKLSKFKWSATTLPHYKDIGPKNSIIGGATLWTFKGHKKEEYLGVADFFKFIASDKTQQWWHKQTGYLPITKSSYKKLKESGYYDQFPEQEVAVSQLLRGTPGKLNRGIRLGGFTQIRELINEELEKIWSGRVSTEEGLNNAVKRGNLVLKQFNRTMKRRSK, from the coding sequence ATGAACAAACTTGGTCTCTTTTTTTTATTTCTGACTTCCAACATTTTTGGACAACCACATCAAATAAATTGGTGGCACTCAATGAGTGGAGAACTTGGTAAAACAGTAGATCAATTAGTTAAAGACTATAATAGTTCTCAAAAAAATTATAAAGTCATTGCTACATATAGAGGAAACTACACTGAAAATCTAAATGCTGCGATTGCGGCCTATAGAGGAAAGAAACAACCTCATATCGTTCAAGTTTTTGAGGTTGGAACTTTAACTATGATGAACTCAAATGCAATCTATCCAGTCTATAAATTGTTTGCGGATAATAATATTAAAGTGAATTGGGATGATTATCTAGATCCTGTTGTTTCATATTATCAGGACCAAGAAGGTAATTTATTATCACTACCATTTAATTCATCAACGCCAATTCTCTATTACAATGAGGATATATTAAAAAAATCAGGTTTTACAAAACCACCTGAGACATGGGAAGAGTTGTTTTCACAGTCGAAAAAAATTGTCTCTGACGGAAACCAATGTGGAGCAGTCATCGCTTGGCAATCTTGGATACTTCTTGAAAACTTTAGCTCAATTCATAATCTTCCTTTCTCTGATAATGAGAATGGTTTCAAAGGGACAGATGTAAAACTTACTTTTAATAATCAGAAAGTTATTCAAAATATCAATTCTTTGAAAGAGGGATTAAAAAGCAAAATATTCTCCTATGAAGGACGACGAAGTGATCCGGCCAAAAGTGCATTTTTCTCTCAAAAATGCGCGTTTATGATGGACACATCGTCATCAATGTCAGCTGTGAGAAAACTGTCTAAATTTAAATGGTCAGCAACGACATTACCTCATTATAAAGATATTGGTCCAAAAAATAGTATCATTGGAGGGGCCACATTATGGACTTTTAAAGGACATAAAAAAGAAGAGTACCTAGGAGTTGCTGATTTCTTCAAGTTTATCGCAAGTGATAAAACACAACAATGGTGGCATAAGCAAACAGGATATTTACCAATCACCAAAAGTTCATATAAAAAATTAAAAGAAAGTGGTTACTATGACCAATTTCCGGAACAAGAAGTGGCCGTTTCACAATTATTAAGAGGAACACCGGGCAAACTTAACAGGGGAATACGTTTAGGTGGATTTACTCAAATAAGGGAACTTATAAATGAAGAACTTGAAAAAATTTGGTCAGGGAGAGTTTCGACAGAAGAAGGTCTCAATAATGCTGTCAAGAGGGGCAATCTCGTTCTTAAGCAATTTAATAGAACAATGAAAAGAAGGTCAAAGTGA
- a CDS encoding glycosyltransferase family 39 protein, whose product MNFIRANYLFIWPSLLFTVLVFNQSWVPGMFHDGTLYSALGKNAALYGHWLVPKMSDTYYSQFFEHPPLISISLGILFKIFGVSWTTSRLFNLFFGLASLFMIWKYCLRFHNSRVAQFAIVLFTMCFPIIRICRFPNMDMAIVLFSIICFYFYKLSVETGKVHFIPLGISFGIALSFKGHASFFIPLIICIDYASSNQFSYKKTLLYFCGFLLGLLIFSIWPISLYLTNNFHGFNYWFERQFISTVVKGRDNEESNFFGYILILLRGSIFLVIPTIYLFRNKFNLKKYRFLLVWILGILIPYSFMKFKLGHYIAPIYPALCISSAIVIIESFEFAPYRFNQFLKYITAIISIILLCFPLTSRIRRDKDLIKILDYINTEKFMQKNLILNEGSYALWNFANLVSFMTEKNPVVKKIDENEKGLVISKEKSLFNHRPIYSFNSLKLFLLE is encoded by the coding sequence ATGAACTTTATTAGAGCGAATTATCTATTTATATGGCCCTCACTTTTATTCACAGTATTAGTATTTAATCAATCTTGGGTTCCTGGAATGTTTCATGATGGCACCCTTTATTCTGCGTTAGGAAAAAATGCAGCTTTATATGGGCATTGGCTAGTGCCAAAAATGAGTGATACATATTATTCACAATTTTTTGAACATCCTCCTTTAATTTCTATTTCATTAGGTATTCTTTTTAAAATATTCGGGGTGAGTTGGACAACATCTCGACTATTTAATCTGTTTTTTGGACTCGCAAGTCTATTTATGATTTGGAAGTATTGTTTGCGTTTTCACAATTCAAGAGTCGCTCAGTTTGCAATTGTTCTGTTCACGATGTGTTTCCCAATCATAAGAATATGTAGATTCCCAAACATGGATATGGCGATTGTTTTATTTTCAATAATTTGTTTCTATTTTTATAAACTATCTGTTGAAACCGGAAAAGTTCACTTTATACCACTAGGGATAAGTTTTGGAATTGCACTATCATTTAAAGGACATGCTTCTTTTTTCATTCCGTTAATTATTTGCATTGACTATGCAAGCTCAAATCAATTTAGTTATAAAAAGACCTTGCTTTATTTTTGCGGATTTCTATTAGGATTGCTTATTTTTTCCATATGGCCAATAAGTCTGTATTTGACGAATAATTTTCATGGTTTTAACTATTGGTTTGAACGTCAGTTCATATCTACCGTTGTTAAAGGCAGGGACAATGAAGAATCAAACTTTTTTGGTTATATTCTTATTCTTCTTAGAGGTAGTATATTTTTAGTCATACCAACCATTTATTTATTTAGGAATAAATTCAATCTTAAAAAATATAGATTTCTTTTAGTATGGATACTTGGAATACTTATTCCATATTCCTTTATGAAATTTAAATTAGGCCATTATATTGCCCCAATATATCCTGCATTATGTATAAGTTCGGCGATTGTTATTATTGAAAGCTTTGAATTTGCGCCCTATCGTTTTAATCAATTTCTTAAATATATAACTGCAATTATTTCGATTATCTTACTATGTTTTCCACTTACAAGTAGAATTAGAAGAGATAAAGATCTAATTAAAATTCTAGATTATATAAATACTGAAAAATTTATGCAAAAAAATTTGATTTTAAACGAAGGATCGTATGCATTGTGGAACTTTGCAAATTTGGTGAGTTTTATGACAGAAAAAAATCCTGTTGTAAAAAAAATTGATGAGAATGAAAAAGGACTAGTTATAAGTAAAGAAAAATCACTTTTTAATCATAGGCCAATCTATAGCTTTAATTCTTTGAAATTATTTTTATTAGAGTGA
- a CDS encoding nucleoside deaminase has translation MERLHDLEWAMGIALEQADLAYRENEVPIGAVVLDKSGKIISKAYNVKEHNYDPCGHAEILALREACQKLNSWRLIDCDVIVTLEPCPMCLSALQQTRIRTLVFGAYDLKGGAISLRYNMHKDSRLNHQFSVIGGLRHFECSKLLSNFFKEKRETYKTNKKFKET, from the coding sequence ATGGAAAGACTTCATGATTTGGAATGGGCCATGGGTATTGCTTTAGAGCAGGCCGATTTGGCCTATCGTGAAAATGAGGTACCTATAGGTGCTGTCGTTTTAGATAAAAGTGGAAAGATTATATCAAAGGCCTACAATGTTAAGGAGCATAATTATGATCCATGTGGGCATGCTGAAATTCTGGCCCTACGAGAGGCGTGTCAAAAACTCAATAGCTGGCGTTTAATTGACTGTGATGTCATTGTCACTTTGGAACCTTGTCCAATGTGTTTGAGTGCTTTGCAACAGACCAGGATAAGAACTTTAGTTTTTGGTGCGTATGATCTCAAAGGGGGCGCGATTTCTTTGAGATATAATATGCACAAGGATAGTCGTCTCAATCATCAATTTAGCGTTATTGGTGGACTCAGACATTTTGAATGTTCCAAACTGTTATCAAATTTTTTTAAAGAAAAAAGAGAGACTTATAAGACGAATAAAAAATTCAAAGAGACTTAG
- a CDS encoding DUF2723 domain-containing protein, with the protein MQFVKEKYPLLISLVLIFIVFFICAPYTVQTLDTGETVTNSYLYRLIHPPGYPIYTHLYFFWTNVFSFKSVFHSASILTVFLSVSTLYFIFEGIKIKSLQFLFPLVLASSSIFWRYSLLPDVFMLHCFIVSVFFYAYRKNFPYYILAYVFTIGCCNHQTTIFLFPFLINKIWQHKAHQNLRQSLMHMFLNIALYFAINLTLFLPDQSSITTIFKLESINDFFSYLLRKQYGTLKLTKNIPESYNFLIKDIFLENSILELFIYFFINIFSIFLIFKSKLNFRFIIPFLIYFGFYYFIFFRLTNTNVNHVSREIIERFFLFPQLMIAIITVSIFNYIPLKKTYIFVIIFFSILNIYSNIILNKKMNNFSQNTIIEDTMLNAMSQLDPSKDIFFLWGDTQIFATFYVQFVLKKYQDIIIFPKSIFSIDYLKKVYNFYKEKIPSPDYDEIIKSNTLSHYFYSLNKHFNFFALTSDVPLPAKSIQYLDLGTYNYLTEKHFDTIFKDTSAKFQFRHDINLTKDITNKYHQELFFYHLYSLKNFKLGNFNLEFNDFNNAKKYYQKSIEQVEYCGPCLLKLCKTLNDPNAKECQEGLLYKNIIDYSYFEFSL; encoded by the coding sequence ATGCAATTCGTTAAGGAAAAATATCCTCTATTAATCTCGCTTGTCTTGATCTTTATCGTTTTCTTTATTTGTGCTCCTTATACAGTACAAACACTAGACACAGGGGAAACTGTTACGAATTCCTATCTCTACAGATTAATACATCCACCCGGATATCCAATTTATACCCACCTTTATTTTTTTTGGACGAATGTATTTAGTTTTAAATCAGTCTTCCATTCAGCTTCAATTCTAACAGTATTTTTATCTGTATCCACTTTATATTTTATTTTTGAAGGGATAAAAATTAAATCATTACAATTTTTATTTCCCTTGGTACTTGCGAGCTCTTCAATATTTTGGCGCTATTCACTACTTCCTGATGTCTTTATGCTGCATTGTTTTATCGTTTCTGTCTTTTTTTATGCATACAGAAAAAATTTCCCCTATTACATTCTGGCCTATGTTTTTACAATTGGGTGTTGTAACCACCAAACCACTATCTTTCTTTTTCCTTTTCTTATTAATAAAATCTGGCAACATAAGGCCCATCAAAATCTAAGACAATCCCTTATGCACATGTTTTTAAATATTGCTCTTTACTTTGCTATAAATCTTACATTATTTTTACCCGATCAAAGTTCTATTACTACTATTTTTAAACTTGAAAGCATAAATGATTTTTTTAGCTATTTGTTAAGAAAACAATATGGAACATTAAAGCTCACCAAAAACATACCTGAATCTTATAATTTCCTCATCAAAGATATTTTTCTAGAAAATTCTATTCTTGAACTTTTCATTTATTTTTTTATTAATATTTTTAGTATATTTTTGATTTTCAAATCTAAACTGAATTTTCGTTTCATCATTCCTTTCCTCATCTATTTTGGATTTTATTATTTTATTTTTTTCCGATTAACAAATACAAATGTTAATCATGTTTCAAGGGAGATTATAGAAAGATTTTTTTTATTCCCTCAGTTAATGATTGCAATTATTACAGTTTCAATCTTCAATTATATCCCCCTCAAAAAAACATATATTTTTGTCATTATTTTTTTTAGCATCTTAAATATTTATTCGAATATCATTCTTAATAAGAAAATGAATAATTTTTCTCAAAATACAATAATTGAAGACACAATGTTAAATGCTATGTCACAACTAGATCCATCGAAAGATATTTTCTTCCTGTGGGGTGACACTCAGATTTTTGCAACATTTTATGTACAGTTTGTTTTAAAAAAATATCAAGACATTATAATATTTCCGAAAAGCATCTTCTCAATTGATTACTTAAAAAAAGTCTATAATTTCTATAAAGAAAAAATTCCATCTCCTGATTATGATGAAATTATAAAATCAAATACATTATCTCATTACTTTTATTCACTAAATAAGCATTTTAATTTTTTTGCTCTCACTAGTGATGTACCTCTTCCTGCAAAAAGCATTCAATATTTGGATCTTGGAACTTATAATTATCTTACAGAAAAACATTTTGATACAATTTTTAAGGATACCTCGGCAAAATTCCAGTTTAGACATGATATCAATCTTACGAAAGATATTACTAATAAATATCATCAAGAACTTTTCTTTTATCACTTATATAGTCTGAAAAATTTCAAACTTGGGAATTTTAATCTCGAATTTAACGATTTTAATAATGCAAAAAAATATTATCAAAAATCTATTGAACAGGTTGAATATTGTGGGCCTTGTTTATTAAAGCTATGTAAAACATTAAATGATCCAAACGCAAAAGAATGTCAAGAGGGTCTACTTTATAAAAATATAATTGATTACTCTTATTTTGAATTTTCACTCTAA
- the ugpA gene encoding sn-glycerol-3-phosphate ABC transporter permease UgpA yields the protein MDKKSIYPHRFLPYFLIAPQILITFVFFIWPAGVALKQAFLISDPFGGESEFVWFEIFEILFEGDQYLNSFARTLGFSFATVFLSMSIGLLMAVLINRTIRYKRLTRTITILPYAMAPAIAGILWMFLFHPTFGSIGYFLNNVLGFEWNPTLNESHAFILVIIAASWKQISYNFVFFTAGLQAIPKSILEAAVIDGAGPIKRFWSIIFPLLSPTLFFLMIMNMIYSFFDTFGIIHTTTEGGPGGATNILVYKVYTDGFVGLDLGQSAAQSVILMILTIFITIFQFKFIEKKVNYL from the coding sequence ATGGATAAAAAATCCATCTACCCTCACAGATTTTTGCCCTATTTTCTTATTGCTCCACAGATTCTTATCACATTTGTTTTTTTTATTTGGCCTGCAGGAGTTGCTCTTAAGCAGGCCTTTTTAATTTCAGATCCATTTGGAGGGGAAAGTGAGTTTGTATGGTTTGAAATTTTTGAAATTTTGTTTGAAGGTGATCAATACTTAAATTCTTTTGCTCGTACTTTGGGCTTTAGTTTTGCAACAGTTTTTCTTTCAATGTCAATAGGTTTACTCATGGCAGTACTTATAAATAGGACAATAAGATATAAACGTCTTACAAGAACAATCACAATACTTCCTTATGCTATGGCCCCTGCAATCGCTGGTATTCTATGGATGTTTCTTTTTCACCCAACTTTTGGGAGTATTGGATATTTTTTGAACAACGTTCTAGGTTTTGAGTGGAATCCAACTCTGAATGAGTCGCATGCTTTTATTCTAGTCATTATTGCTGCTTCATGGAAACAGATTAGTTACAATTTTGTTTTTTTTACAGCTGGACTTCAAGCGATTCCAAAATCAATTCTAGAAGCAGCAGTGATCGATGGTGCTGGCCCTATAAAACGATTTTGGAGTATTATATTTCCTTTATTATCCCCAACCTTATTTTTTTTAATGATTATGAATATGATTTATTCTTTTTTTGATACATTCGGAATTATTCATACAACGACTGAAGGTGGGCCAGGAGGAGCTACCAATATCTTAGTTTATAAGGTGTATACAGATGGTTTTGTGGGACTTGATCTTGGACAATCAGCAGCTCAATCCGTGATATTAATGATCTTGACCATTTTCATTACCATATTCCAGTTTAAGTTTATTGAAAAAAAGGTTAATTATTTATGA
- a CDS encoding CPBP family intramembrane metalloprotease, protein MKSKKIAIVLLSFYALGHYLTNYQFAETVPYFSYFFDISFFLISTYFYGNHFKFWDLRFDKIFYLSFLFGGILTSILASSLKINIYFDLQSYEILLFLLFIAPVIEELIFRFSLWEPIRELTPNRSWAVIVSSLVFSLSHFFAYFVIVEAFRAFVLYQSFYTFILGIGLGMARKKAGMINPIIYHFLFNAGFAIGLYAIR, encoded by the coding sequence ATGAAGTCTAAAAAAATTGCAATTGTATTATTATCTTTTTATGCCCTAGGACATTATTTAACTAATTATCAATTTGCTGAAACAGTTCCCTATTTTTCTTATTTTTTTGATATATCGTTTTTTTTGATTTCTACATATTTCTATGGAAATCATTTCAAATTTTGGGATTTGAGATTTGATAAGATATTTTATCTATCATTTTTGTTTGGAGGAATTTTAACTTCCATCCTGGCATCTTCTTTAAAAATAAATATTTATTTTGATCTCCAATCTTATGAAATTTTACTTTTTCTACTCTTTATTGCTCCTGTTATTGAAGAGCTTATTTTCCGGTTTTCTTTATGGGAACCAATAAGAGAGTTAACTCCTAATCGAAGTTGGGCAGTTATTGTTTCAAGTCTTGTTTTTTCACTCTCGCATTTTTTTGCTTATTTTGTCATTGTCGAGGCCTTCAGGGCATTTGTCCTTTATCAATCTTTTTATACTTTTATCCTGGGAATAGGATTGGGTATGGCCAGAAAAAAAGCTGGAATGATCAATCCCATTATTTACCACTTTTTATTTAATGCTGGTTTTGCAATTGGATTGTATGCAATTCGTTAA
- the ugpC gene encoding sn-glycerol-3-phosphate ABC transporter ATP-binding protein UgpC, whose protein sequence is MSSIRLDSLVKSYGKNQVVHGIDLEIEDKEFVVLVGPSGCGKSTVLRMIAGLETITDGKIWIGDKMVNELSPKDRDIAMVFQNYALYPHLTVYENMAFSLKLKKVTKEIIDQKVNEAAEILGLTSYLKRKPSELSGGQRQRVAMGRAIVRKPKVFLFDEPLSNLDAKLRTTMRKEIKELQKKLNTTVVYVTHDQVEAMTLADKIVVMKDGRIEQVGHPLDVYENPVNTFVANFMGNPPMNLIDVDSTFGSYKFDNKDIILGIRPEKFSLISDNTDYEVEANVNLIEPLGGETLVHMNFYGQEFTARLDKNLRNSELNKLKLYFRNEDIHRFSKQTFSANLTRTNL, encoded by the coding sequence ATGAGCAGCATACGTTTGGATAGTCTGGTGAAGAGTTATGGGAAGAATCAAGTTGTCCATGGAATTGATTTAGAAATTGAAGATAAGGAGTTTGTTGTACTGGTAGGGCCATCAGGATGTGGAAAATCGACCGTCCTTAGAATGATCGCTGGACTCGAAACAATTACAGATGGAAAAATATGGATCGGAGATAAAATGGTTAATGAATTATCTCCAAAAGATAGAGATATTGCCATGGTTTTTCAAAACTATGCACTTTACCCTCACCTTACTGTTTATGAGAATATGGCGTTCTCATTAAAATTAAAAAAAGTTACCAAAGAAATTATAGATCAAAAAGTAAATGAGGCCGCAGAAATATTGGGATTAACTTCTTACTTAAAACGTAAACCTTCGGAATTGTCTGGAGGTCAAAGACAAAGAGTAGCAATGGGGAGGGCGATTGTTCGAAAACCTAAGGTATTTCTTTTTGATGAACCTTTATCAAATCTTGATGCAAAATTAAGAACTACAATGCGTAAAGAAATAAAGGAACTTCAAAAAAAACTTAATACAACAGTTGTCTATGTTACACACGACCAAGTTGAGGCCATGACTTTAGCTGATAAAATAGTTGTCATGAAAGATGGTCGAATAGAACAAGTTGGGCATCCTCTTGATGTCTATGAAAATCCCGTTAACACTTTTGTCGCAAATTTCATGGGCAATCCTCCCATGAATCTCATCGATGTGGATTCAACCTTTGGCAGTTATAAATTTGACAATAAAGATATTATTTTAGGAATAAGACCTGAAAAATTCTCTCTTATAAGTGATAACACTGATTATGAAGTTGAGGCCAATGTGAATCTGATTGAGCCTTTAGGTGGTGAAACATTGGTGCATATGAATTTTTACGGGCAAGAATTTACGGCCAGATTAGATAAAAATTTAAGAAATTCGGAGCTCAATAAATTGAAACTATATTTTCGCAATGAGGATATTCATCGTTTTAGTAAGCAAACTTTTTCGGCAAATCTAACAAGGACAAATCTATGA
- the ugpE gene encoding sn-glycerol-3-phosphate ABC transporter permease UgpE — MIEKNKFLDILTFVFLIIGIIFIIFPIYYCFIAATHDLATVMKSPMPLYPGVELFHNFQKAFVKVNMSQQLINSFIMAMSITIGKISISILSAFALIYFNFRGKNILFWMIFITLMLPVEVRILPTYEVASNILSPINKIIHVLSNININLEFSLLNSYSGLVIPLIASATATFLFRQFFLTIPDEICDAAKIDGATPMQFFFKIILPLSKTNIASLAVIIFVYGWNQYLWPLLITTSPNMKTSVVGLQDLIPKVDELPEWNVAMAAGLLILIPPTLIVIIMQKWFIKGLIDNEK; from the coding sequence ATGATAGAAAAGAATAAGTTTTTAGATATTTTAACCTTCGTGTTCCTTATCATTGGAATTATTTTTATCATATTTCCGATATACTATTGTTTCATCGCTGCAACTCATGATCTTGCAACAGTTATGAAATCTCCAATGCCTCTGTATCCCGGAGTTGAATTATTCCACAATTTTCAAAAAGCTTTCGTCAAAGTCAACATGTCTCAGCAATTGATCAATTCTTTTATCATGGCAATGAGTATTACAATTGGAAAAATATCTATCTCTATCCTCTCAGCGTTTGCACTCATTTATTTTAATTTCAGAGGGAAAAATATACTTTTTTGGATGATTTTTATTACCCTTATGCTCCCAGTTGAAGTTCGAATTTTGCCTACTTATGAAGTTGCCTCAAATATCTTGTCTCCTATTAACAAAATTATCCATGTACTCAGTAACATCAATATAAACTTAGAATTTTCACTACTCAATTCATATAGTGGTCTTGTTATCCCTCTCATTGCATCAGCAACTGCAACATTTTTGTTTCGTCAGTTTTTTTTAACTATACCTGATGAAATTTGTGATGCTGCAAAAATTGATGGTGCAACACCCATGCAGTTTTTTTTCAAAATTATTCTGCCCCTTTCAAAAACAAATATTGCTTCACTTGCAGTGATCATATTTGTCTATGGTTGGAATCAATATTTATGGCCATTACTTATAACGACTTCGCCTAATATGAAAACATCTGTAGTAGGATTACAAGATCTCATTCCAAAAGTAGATGAATTACCAGAATGGAATGTAGCAATGGCCGCGGGACTACTCATACTCATTCCTCCAACATTGATTGTTATAATTATGCAAAAATGGTTTATTAAAGGATTAATAGATAATGAAAAATAA